The Metamycoplasma canadense genomic interval ATCTAAGAATATTTCAAGAGAAGAATTAGTTGTTTTACTAGAGTTAATCGAAAAACATTCGGTTTGATCAACAATTGAAAATAATTTAGATGAAGACAGTAAAATTAGACTTGATTTTTCACGAGAAAATTTAAATATAATTAGTAAAAAAATAGATTTTGAGAATGATCAAAATATTAAAGAAATATCAATAATGGGCCCAAAAAATATTGATATTGAAGAAACACTTGAAGCATTAAATGTTTTATCAAAATTAGTTGCTAAAGGAGGAAAATAAATGAATTGAAATTTTAAAAAATTAGATAAAGTTACTTTCGAATTAGTTGAACAGGAAAATAAAAATATTAATAAAAATAAATATACATATATTTGAGAATATGATGAAATTGATCCTTTAATTTTGGAAATAATAAAAAAAGGCAAGGATTTTGATAATGATCAAAAAACTATAAAAATAAAGAAAAAAACCTATTATTTAAAATTAATTTCAAATAAAAAACTTGATTTTAAAACTAAAGAATTAATTGATAAAAATATTTATTTACAAACCTTAATTTCGGATTTTAAAACAAAAGATATTGAAAATCAAAATCAATTAAATAAATTAAATAACGAAATTGAAATACTTAAAATTAAGGCTATTAATGATGCTAATAAATTTAAAGATGAAATTTTAAATATTCAAAAAAAAGCACAAGAATTAATAAACGAACATAAAAGTAAAACAAATGATCATCAAAATGAACAAATAAAAGAGGCTAAACTTTACGCTCTTCAATCATTTATGGAAGATTTGATTCAGCCACTTAATAATTTCGAAATTGCAATAACTGCTGCTTCTAAAATTGATAATGATGTTTTAAAAAACTTTATTATTGGTTTTAATATGTTATACAAACAAATTGAAAATGTTCTAAAGGATTTTGGTCTATTTAAAATAGAACCAAAAGTAGGTGATATATTTGATTCAAATCTACATCAAGTATATGAAATAGTAAATTCAGATCTTGATAAGGATACAATTTTAGAAGTAAAAAATATAGGTTATAGACTCCACGATCGAACTATTAAACCAGCATTAGTTATTGTTGCTAAATAATTCTTATTGTTTTCTTAAATAATAACCTAAATTTTGTTTAAACAATACAATTTTAAAAAAGAAAAGAGGATATAATGAAATTACCATTTATACCAGTTAAAAAGCAAGTTCTTTTACCTTATCAAGTTGAAGAAATTAGAGTTGGAAAACCTAATTCTGTTATTGCAATGAATGTAGCCTTAGAAAGCAAAAAAAATAAAAATAAGATAGTTATTGCTTTTTTAAAGGATGAATATATTTCAGTAACTAATATTACTAGCAAAGATATGATAGAAGAATATGCTGTTTTAGCAACGATTAAATCTGTGAAAGAAAAAGATGGAATTTACAATCTAACATTAAATTGCGAAGGAAGAGTAAAAATTGATAGCATTTTTCTTAAAAAAGAAGAAATGGGAGATGAAGATGAACTAGTTTTAAATACTTCATTTGAGAAAGTAATAAATGAAGAAGATTTAATAACTTTTGAAAAAATCGAGGAATCATTAAAATATTTAGATTATGCTGCAACTAAAATAAGTAAATCTTATAATGAATTGGGTAATTTTTCAGGAGTATATGATTATAAAAAAATTATTGATGAATTTATTTTAGATTTTAAAAATGAATTATTTAGTTCTAAAGCTAACGAATATAAAGAAAAACATTTAGACGCCGCTGCTTGATTAGCTATTAAGCCAATTAAAAGTGTATTTAAAAGAAATGAATTAATTTCTTTTTTTAGTAGCATAACTAGTGATGATTTAATTAAAAAAATTGCTCAATTTTTCTTAACTAAAACTCAAGAAAAGATAATTGAAACTGAACTTGACAAAAAAATGACTGAAGAAATGGAAAATTCTCAAAGAGATTTTCTACTTCGTGAAAAAATGAAACATTTAAGAGAAATGTTAAATGACGAATCAATTAATAGTGCAGAAAAAATAGAAAAAGATAATGAAGAAAGCAAAAGATATCCTAAATATGTTTTAGAAGCCTTAAAGGCAGAACAGGCTCGTTTAGCAACAATGATGGCTTCAAGTCCGGAAGCAAATATTTCAAAAACATTTATTGATTTAATTTTATCATTACCTTGAAGAAAAGTAAGTAAGGAATTAATCGATATTAATCATGTTAGAGAAGTTTTGGATAAACATCATTTTGGGTTAAATAAAGCTAAAGAAAGAATTTTAGAATTTATTTCTGTTTTAACACATACAAAAAGTAAAAATAAAGATGATGAATATTTAACTATTAAAAATGATGAAGAACATTTTATTGATACAAAATTATTTGTTCATAAAACCGGAGATACATTTAATAATCCAGTTAACAATATTCCAATTTTAACTTTAATTGGTCCTCCAGGAACAGGGAAAACGACTCTTGCTAAATCAATTGCAGAAGCTTTAAAACGTAAATTTATTAAAGTTTCATTAGGTGGAGTTAAGGATGAAAGTGAAATAAGGGGTCATAGAAAAACATACGTTGGTGCTATGCCAGGAAAAATTATTTCAGCTATCAAAAAGGCAGGAGTTTCAAACCCAGTTATTTTATTAGATGAAATTGATAAAATGTCATCTGATTTTCGTGGAGATCCAACTAGTGCAATGCTAGAGGTTTTAGATCCCGAACAAAACGCTAATTTTCAAGATCATTATTTAGATTTAGAATATGACTTATCAAAAGTTTTATTTATTGCAACAGCTAATTATTATGAAAATATTCCAGCTGCATTAATTGATCGTGTTGAACTCTTAGAATTATCAACATATACAGTTGCTGAAAAATTACAAATTGCAAAAGAACATTTAATGCCTAAGGTTTTAAGTCAAAATGCTTTATTACCTTCACAAATTCAAATATCAGATGAAATACTAGAATTTGTAATTAGATCATATACACGTGAAAGTGGTGTTCGTGAACTAAAAAGAATTTTAGATAATATCGCAAGAAAAATTGTTGTTCAAATTCTTGACAAAAAAATAGAAAATGACTTTGTTGTTACAAGAGAAATTGTTATTGATTTTTTAGGTCCAATCAAATTCGAAGATGATGAAAATGAAAATAAAGATCAAATAGGTGTTGTGAATGGACTTGCTTATACAAGTTTTGGAGGCTCAACATTAGCAATAGAAGTAACAACTTTTAAGGGTAAAGAAGGGTTAAAATTAACTGGGCATTTAAAAGATGTTATGAAGGAATCGGCTCAAATTGCCTTAGCTTATGTAAGATCAAATGCTGAAAAATTTGGTATTGATTTTGATTTTGAAAATAAATCAATTCATATTCACGTTCCAGCGGGCGCAATACCAAAAGATGGTCCTTCGGCTGGGGTTACATTTACAACTTCAATAATTAGTGCACTATCTAAAAAACCTGTACCAGCTAATATAGGAATGACTGGTGAAATAACCTTAAGAGGAAAGGTTTTACCAATTGGAGGGCTTAAAGAAAAATCTCTTGCTGCCTGTCAATTTGGTATTAAAAAGATTTTTATTCCATATGATAATGAAAAGAATTTAATAGATGTCCCAGAAGAAGTTAAAAAACAAGTTACATTTATACCTGTTAAATATTACGAAGAAATTTTTGAATATATTTTTAAAAAATAATTATTTTTTTAAATAAAGTAATATCAAAATACATAATTTATTAGTTAATTTTTAAAATTAAAAATATAAAAAATCAAGCTTTTTTAAGATAGCTTGATGCTACATTGTAAGTTCAAGTGCAACACAAATAAAGTAAAATTTAGTTGTGTGCAGCTTGAACTTTTTTAATTATTATTTTTTATTTTTAAAAAAGAAAAAAGCTCCATAACGGTCAGGAACTTCATATGAATTATACTACTAAAAAATATACGCACATAACAAAAAGTGATAGAGAAGCAATTTCAAATTATTTAGAGATAAATTTGTCTTTAAGAAAGATTGCAGAAATATTACAAAAGAGCCCTTCAACAATAAGTAGAGAAATTAAACGAAATTTAGATAAATATGGTAATTATTCGCCATATTATGCAAATATTAAAGCTCAACGGCGTCATTATCATAAATACTATTTTAAATTTTTGAATAGTAAATACAGTAAATTTTGTGAAATATTTCAAAAAAAATTTGATAAAAAATTTTATGGAGTAAAACTAACTCATAAATATATAAAAGATAATTTTAAAATTAAAATTCCTTGTTTAAAAACTATATTCAATTGAATAAAAAGCAATAAATGAAATATTAAAAGATCTAATTTATTACGTTCATACTATAAAAAAGGTGGTAAAAGAACAGGAAGTGTTATAAAAAGACTTGTTAAATCAGCAGATTTTGTTTTCCCTATTTGAACAAGACCCAAGTCAATTGACCGCCGTGAAGAATTCGGACATTGAGAAGCTGATCTAATTATTGGTAAAAGAGCTACGGGTTATAACAATATTTTAACTTTTACTGAAAGAAAAACAAGAGTTGGTTTTGCTATTTTAATACAAAGCAAAAATTCAATGAAAGTAAATGCTACAATAAAAAAACTTATTGAAGATAATGAATTGATTGTAAAATCAATAACTGTTGATAATGGTATTGAGTTTGAAAAAATAGGAATATTGGGAAAATGACTTAATACAAAAATATATAAAGCCGAGCCATATGCATCATTTCAACGAGGGTCTAATGAGCATTGAAATGGTCTTATTAGAAGAGAATATAAAAAAGGATTTGATTTTAATCAAATAACACAAGAAATGTTAGATGAAATTACTAAAAAAATAAATAATATGCCTCGTGAAATTTTAAATTGAAAATCAGCAAACGAATTATTTATAAATGCTAACTATTATGGTCTTGTTTGATAATTAAAGTTACAAAATTCTAACCTCTTTTGCAAAGAGGTATTTTAGTTTTGTTATATGTTAAATTTCTACTCCCGAACCCTCTTATCAAGAGGACTTCTAACCCCAAACCCCTTTCAAAAGGAGCTTTCAAAATAAAATATAAATAATTTTAGAAAAAAATAATAAAATAAAAAAAAGCCAAGCAACTAGTGTTGCACTTGGATTTACTTTTTAGGATCAAGCTTTTTTAAGATAGCTTGATTTTAATTTTAAAAATAAATTATTTTAAATTAACAAGATATTTTAATGTTCTTATATATTGGTTTACAAATGAAGATTCGTTGTCATATCATGCATAAACTTTATATAATTTTTTACCATCAACTTCTAATACCTGTGTTAATTGTGCATCAAATATAGAACCTGCTGTTGAACCAATAATGTCACTTGAAACAATAGGATCTTCAGTATAAAATAATGAATCTGAAGAATGTTCTTTTATAGCTTTATTAATTTCTTCAACTGTAGTATCTTTTTTAAGTTCAACTGTAACATCAATAATTGAACCTGTAATTGTAGGAACTCTTAAAGCAAGACCATTCATTTTTCCTTTTAATGAAGGTATAACTTTTCCAATTGATTTAGCAGCCCCGGTTGTTGTAGGAATCATGTTCGAACCAGCTGCTCTAGCTCTTCTTAAATCTGAGTGTGGAGCGTCTTGCAATCTTTGATCTGCGGTATATGAGTGAACTGTTGTCATATAACCTTTTTCAATACCAAATTCATTTTCTAGAACATTTAAAACTGGTGCTAAACTATTTGTTGTACATGAAGCTCCAGAAACAATTAAGTCATCTTTTGTTAAAATATTTTCATTAACTGAGTAAACAATTGTTTTAACATCTGAACTCTTAGAAGGTGCAGTAATTAAAACTTTTTTTGCTCCAGCATTAATATGTAATTGAGCAGCTTCTGTTGTTAAAAATCTTCCTGTTCCTTCAACAACAACGTCAACATTTAATTCTTTTCAAGGTAATTGTAATGGGTCTTTTTCACTAAAAATTGGTAATTCTTTTCCATCAACAATAATTGATTTTTCAGTGCTTGTTACATTGTGTGTAAATGTTCCGTGAGCTGTATCGTATTTTAGTAAGTGAGCAAGAGTTTTGGCGTCAGTTAAATCGTTGATTGCAACAACTTCTAATTCAGGATCGTTTCAAATGTTTCTAAA includes:
- the gap gene encoding type I glyceraldehyde-3-phosphate dehydrogenase, with the protein product MKAKIAINGFGRIGRLIFRNIWNDPELEVVAINDLTDAKTLAHLLKYDTAHGTFTHNVTSTEKSIIVDGKELPIFSEKDPLQLPWKELNVDVVVEGTGRFLTTEAAQLHINAGAKKVLITAPSKSSDVKTIVYSVNENILTKDDLIVSGASCTTNSLAPVLNVLENEFGIEKGYMTTVHSYTADQRLQDAPHSDLRRARAAGSNMIPTTTGAAKSIGKVIPSLKGKMNGLALRVPTITGSIIDVTVELKKDTTVEEINKAIKEHSSDSLFYTEDPIVSSDIIGSTAGSIFDAQLTQVLEVDGKKLYKVYAWYDNESSFVNQYIRTLKYLVNLK
- a CDS encoding nucleotide exchange factor GrpE, giving the protein MNWNFKKLDKVTFELVEQENKNINKNKYTYIWEYDEIDPLILEIIKKGKDFDNDQKTIKIKKKTYYLKLISNKKLDFKTKELIDKNIYLQTLISDFKTKDIENQNQLNKLNNEIEILKIKAINDANKFKDEILNIQKKAQELINEHKSKTNDHQNEQIKEAKLYALQSFMEDLIQPLNNFEIAITAASKIDNDVLKNFIIGFNMLYKQIENVLKDFGLFKIEPKVGDIFDSNLHQVYEIVNSDLDKDTILEVKNIGYRLHDRTIKPALVIVAK
- the lon gene encoding endopeptidase La; translated protein: MKLPFIPVKKQVLLPYQVEEIRVGKPNSVIAMNVALESKKNKNKIVIAFLKDEYISVTNITSKDMIEEYAVLATIKSVKEKDGIYNLTLNCEGRVKIDSIFLKKEEMGDEDELVLNTSFEKVINEEDLITFEKIEESLKYLDYAATKISKSYNELGNFSGVYDYKKIIDEFILDFKNELFSSKANEYKEKHLDAAAWLAIKPIKSVFKRNELISFFSSITSDDLIKKIAQFFLTKTQEKIIETELDKKMTEEMENSQRDFLLREKMKHLREMLNDESINSAEKIEKDNEESKRYPKYVLEALKAEQARLATMMASSPEANISKTFIDLILSLPWRKVSKELIDINHVREVLDKHHFGLNKAKERILEFISVLTHTKSKNKDDEYLTIKNDEEHFIDTKLFVHKTGDTFNNPVNNIPILTLIGPPGTGKTTLAKSIAEALKRKFIKVSLGGVKDESEIRGHRKTYVGAMPGKIISAIKKAGVSNPVILLDEIDKMSSDFRGDPTSAMLEVLDPEQNANFQDHYLDLEYDLSKVLFIATANYYENIPAALIDRVELLELSTYTVAEKLQIAKEHLMPKVLSQNALLPSQIQISDEILEFVIRSYTRESGVRELKRILDNIARKIVVQILDKKIENDFVVTREIVIDFLGPIKFEDDENENKDQIGVVNGLAYTSFGGSTLAIEVTTFKGKEGLKLTGHLKDVMKESAQIALAYVRSNAEKFGIDFDFENKSIHIHVPAGAIPKDGPSAGVTFTTSIISALSKKPVPANIGMTGEITLRGKVLPIGGLKEKSLAACQFGIKKIFIPYDNEKNLIDVPEEVKKQVTFIPVKYYEEIFEYIFKK
- a CDS encoding IS30 family transposase; protein product: MNYTTKKYTHITKSDREAISNYLEINLSLRKIAEILQKSPSTISREIKRNLDKYGNYSPYYANIKAQRRHYHKYYFKFLNSKYSKFCEIFQKKFDKKFYGVKLTHKYIKDNFKIKIPCLKTIFNWIKSNKWNIKRSNLLRSYYKKGGKRTGSVIKRLVKSADFVFPIWTRPKSIDRREEFGHWEADLIIGKRATGYNNILTFTERKTRVGFAILIQSKNSMKVNATIKKLIEDNELIVKSITVDNGIEFEKIGILGKWLNTKIYKAEPYASFQRGSNEHWNGLIRREYKKGFDFNQITQEMLDEITKKINNMPREILNWKSANELFINANYYGLVW